The following coding sequences lie in one Myxococcales bacterium genomic window:
- a CDS encoding helix-turn-helix transcriptional regulator, with protein sequence MSDSAMDAARLSVVQPGTRANFMRRVVDAMRALVPAPATFFCLGTNEARAYAEGARVVDGASAPMPPCGTLTEAFGLDARSLVSSGRRAYLADELYPEAVRATLPYFATTRAAGLVDAVFVFLHEGGLLFGVVGLERRAADPPFELDEVARLEALSPFVVSAARAQLAFDDVSREATALRALLPGSSTLLVLDRDGPSVLWAANRERGVDWDADIAPHVRAIADATEQALAAKRRGDALPTPPALPFGTIAGVARLEGDPVFAGARCAVVRVQSLTKAKDAAKPLEGLSRREREIARLLVAGYSGVNVAAIAGLSENTVRTYVRRLYAKLGVVSRAELVRTLVAPESARPSTVLAPPPDSALAVRDDTLD encoded by the coding sequence ATGAGCGACTCAGCCATGGACGCGGCGCGGCTCTCCGTAGTGCAGCCGGGCACGCGCGCCAACTTCATGCGGCGGGTGGTCGACGCCATGCGCGCGCTCGTGCCGGCCCCCGCCACGTTTTTCTGCCTCGGTACGAACGAGGCCCGCGCGTACGCCGAGGGTGCGCGCGTGGTCGACGGCGCCAGCGCCCCCATGCCCCCGTGCGGCACGCTCACGGAGGCGTTCGGCCTCGACGCCCGCAGCCTCGTCTCGAGCGGCCGGCGCGCGTACCTCGCGGACGAGCTCTACCCGGAGGCCGTGCGCGCCACCCTCCCCTACTTCGCGACGACCCGGGCGGCCGGCCTCGTGGACGCCGTGTTCGTGTTCCTCCACGAGGGCGGGCTCCTCTTCGGCGTGGTCGGCCTCGAGCGCCGAGCCGCCGATCCACCGTTCGAGCTCGACGAGGTCGCGCGGCTCGAGGCTCTCAGCCCGTTCGTGGTCTCCGCGGCCCGCGCGCAGCTCGCGTTCGACGACGTCTCGCGCGAAGCCACGGCGCTCCGTGCGCTCCTACCAGGCAGCAGCACGCTGCTCGTGCTCGACCGCGACGGCCCCTCGGTGCTGTGGGCGGCCAACCGGGAGCGGGGCGTCGACTGGGACGCCGACATCGCGCCGCACGTGCGCGCCATCGCGGACGCGACCGAGCAGGCCCTCGCCGCCAAGCGCCGCGGCGACGCGCTCCCCACCCCGCCCGCGCTCCCATTCGGCACGATCGCGGGCGTCGCCAGGCTCGAGGGCGATCCGGTCTTCGCCGGCGCCCGCTGCGCGGTGGTCCGCGTGCAGTCACTGACGAAGGCGAAAGACGCAGCGAAGCCGCTCGAGGGGCTCTCGCGCCGCGAGCGCGAGATCGCGCGCCTGCTCGTCGCCGGCTACAGCGGCGTCAACGTGGCCGCCATCGCGGGCCTGAGCGAGAACACCGTGCGCACCTATGTGCGCCGCCTCTACGCCAAGCTCGGCGTCGTCAGCCGCGCGGAGCTCGTCCGCACCCTCGTGGCGCCCGAGAGCGCGCGCCCGTCGACCGTGCTCGCACCCCCGCCCGACTCGGCGCTCGCCGTGCGCGACGACACCCTCGACTGA
- a CDS encoding diguanylate cyclase: MKPRYHSTKRIPIPKQEGLTGAEPGGPPGRAYLVVLYGADLGKRVPLGEEPFFIGRSSECDLTLDQETISRRHTKISATAAGHEVEDLGSTNGTLVNDEPISRRGLENGDRIAIGRSILKYLTGDDVEAKYHEEIYRLMMTDALTGTYNRRFFNEACEAEVLRAKRYKRPLSLLMFDIDHFKRVNDQYGHIVGDSVLRQLAKLVKPKLRAGDIYARVGGEEFAILVPEVDLIGTRVVAEKLRAVVESAVFVVESATFGATISVGCATLAQDGTSEDLYRRADELLYAAKQGGRNRVVG; encoded by the coding sequence GTGAAGCCTCGCTACCATTCGACGAAGAGGATCCCAATCCCGAAGCAGGAGGGTCTGACCGGCGCCGAGCCTGGGGGTCCTCCTGGGCGCGCGTACCTCGTGGTGCTCTATGGAGCGGACCTGGGCAAACGCGTGCCGCTGGGCGAGGAGCCGTTCTTCATCGGGCGCTCGTCGGAGTGCGATTTGACGCTCGACCAGGAGACCATCAGCCGTCGTCACACCAAGATCAGCGCGACCGCGGCAGGCCACGAGGTCGAAGACCTGGGCTCGACGAACGGCACGCTCGTCAACGACGAGCCCATCTCGCGGCGCGGCCTGGAGAACGGGGACCGCATCGCGATCGGTCGTTCCATCTTGAAGTACCTCACCGGCGACGACGTCGAGGCGAAGTACCACGAGGAAATCTACCGCTTGATGATGACCGACGCCCTCACCGGTACGTACAACCGGCGCTTCTTCAACGAGGCGTGCGAGGCGGAGGTGCTGCGGGCGAAGCGTTACAAGCGGCCCCTATCTCTCTTGATGTTCGACATCGACCACTTCAAGAGGGTCAACGATCAGTATGGGCATATCGTCGGCGACTCGGTGCTCCGGCAGCTGGCGAAGCTCGTGAAGCCCAAGCTGCGCGCCGGCGACATCTATGCGCGGGTCGGCGGCGAGGAGTTCGCCATCCTCGTGCCCGAGGTAGACCTAATCGGCACCCGCGTGGTCGCCGAAAAGCTCCGCGCGGTCGTCGAGTCGGCAGTGTTCGTGGTCGAGAGCGCGACCTTCGGCGCGACCATCAGCGTGGGCTGCGCGACGCTCGCCCAAGATGGCACGAGCGAGGACCTCTACCGACGCGCCGACGAGCTGCTTTACGCGGCCAAGCAAGGCGGCCGCAACCGCGTGGTCGGCTAG
- a CDS encoding DUF4230 domain-containing protein encodes MSAPDDPPPPARTPASAPPTSPSPAASTSAPSTQASTLPAAIARFAWPAAFVAVAAMGFGLVRPAPAAPAATHVVVERPTPNVVHQLRALGRLQTAALHLEKVVDVADHQTRLFGLLEAQDSLLYVASGEVVLGIDLARLGPDDAGYDRATGVARVRLPEPEVLSSRLDEVSSHVHARHTELLARRAPELEQLARQRALAAFTAAAEEPRARELARVQAARQLEALAKAWGARELVVTWRAVAPDELPVR; translated from the coding sequence ATGAGCGCCCCCGACGATCCGCCGCCACCCGCCCGGACTCCGGCCTCCGCGCCGCCGACGTCGCCCTCGCCCGCGGCGTCGACCTCCGCGCCATCGACCCAGGCGTCGACCTTGCCCGCGGCCATCGCGCGCTTCGCGTGGCCCGCGGCGTTCGTGGCCGTGGCGGCGATGGGGTTCGGCCTCGTGCGGCCCGCACCCGCGGCGCCCGCCGCCACCCACGTGGTCGTCGAACGTCCCACACCGAACGTGGTGCATCAGCTCCGCGCCCTCGGGCGCTTGCAGACCGCCGCGCTCCACCTCGAAAAGGTGGTGGACGTGGCCGACCACCAGACACGGCTCTTCGGCCTGCTGGAGGCGCAGGACTCGCTCCTCTACGTCGCGTCCGGCGAGGTGGTGTTGGGGATCGATCTCGCGCGTCTCGGGCCCGACGACGCGGGATACGATCGCGCCACCGGTGTCGCGCGGGTGCGCCTGCCCGAACCCGAGGTGCTCTCCTCGCGGCTCGACGAGGTCAGCTCGCACGTGCACGCGCGACACACCGAGCTGCTCGCGCGGCGCGCCCCCGAGCTCGAGCAGCTCGCCCGCCAGCGGGCGCTCGCGGCCTTCACCGCCGCCGCGGAGGAGCCTCGCGCTCGGGAGCTCGCGCGGGTTCAGGCCGCGCGGCAGCTCGAGGCCCTCGCGAAGGCGTGGGGCGCCCGCGAGCTCGTCGTCACCTGGCGTGCGGTCGCGCCCGACGAGCTCCCGGTGCGCTGA
- a CDS encoding VWA domain-containing protein, whose amino-acid sequence MISRHTAFLAVTFGMLAVACDKQEPAAKATAPEPTSIEGTLADKKAADQPAPVTAATAGARPAAELAGAVKEEKAKKGAFDGLGAAGGAPAPGAGIGGGAGQAGWTGDPMAGKPSAPRPLPKSLAKPVTAAPRGAPVVIPAAPQANAYAAPREEPAVAAPVVPKLDPNARYATTYRPGGAALSAFDAAVAKGDIPGEYKDLVGDFGSRYAPQMDAPKDAALSFKVETEREKLAPAGGPLNLRISLRSSATTAARAPLSVHLVLDVSGSMSGLAIDNARKAAASLVERLDARDDFSMVTFSNSAEVLVPDGPVGPRKAKILGAIGEVRANGGTNISSGLDLGYAQAHSAGISPEAVRIVMLLSDGHANGGDTNPARLAERSARAFQDGIQTSSFGLGADFDAPLMSSIADRGAGGYYYLADSAQIAGALAKEMDSRLVPSALGVEVRVRLRPDVTPTRVFGSRELQEREAQQVRAQEVAVDKIAAAKGGIARDRQEDAVGGMRFFMPAFSRDDHHAILLGVTVPPGTGERALASVEVRYKDRLRKKNVTDELPVKIAFAGSDAESAATANASVVATVQAFAAGDAIVEAERMVDTGQRLAATRLLQERAELLKRAAVTLSEPRLGEDAIRLARLSRAVGGEGQVKDPLPLAMLLRGSAYGYLR is encoded by the coding sequence ATGATCTCGAGGCATACTGCGTTCCTGGCCGTGACCTTCGGCATGCTCGCCGTGGCGTGCGACAAGCAAGAGCCCGCCGCCAAGGCCACCGCCCCGGAGCCCACCTCGATCGAGGGCACCCTCGCGGACAAGAAGGCCGCCGACCAGCCGGCCCCGGTGACGGCGGCCACCGCGGGTGCGAGGCCTGCGGCGGAGCTCGCCGGCGCCGTGAAGGAAGAGAAGGCCAAGAAGGGCGCCTTCGACGGCCTCGGCGCCGCGGGTGGGGCCCCGGCCCCGGGCGCAGGGATCGGCGGCGGCGCCGGCCAGGCGGGCTGGACCGGCGATCCGATGGCGGGCAAGCCGAGCGCGCCCCGCCCGCTCCCCAAGAGCCTCGCGAAGCCCGTGACGGCGGCGCCGCGCGGCGCCCCGGTCGTGATCCCCGCGGCGCCCCAGGCCAACGCGTACGCTGCGCCACGCGAGGAGCCGGCCGTGGCGGCGCCCGTGGTGCCGAAGCTCGACCCGAACGCGCGCTACGCGACGACCTACCGCCCGGGTGGCGCGGCCCTCTCCGCGTTCGACGCGGCGGTCGCCAAGGGCGACATCCCTGGAGAATACAAGGATCTCGTCGGCGACTTCGGCTCGCGGTACGCGCCGCAAATGGACGCCCCGAAAGACGCAGCGCTCTCGTTCAAGGTCGAGACCGAGCGGGAGAAGCTGGCGCCAGCCGGCGGCCCGCTGAACCTGCGTATCTCCCTCCGCTCGAGCGCCACGACGGCGGCGCGCGCACCGCTCTCGGTGCACCTCGTGCTCGACGTCTCGGGTTCGATGAGCGGCCTCGCGATCGACAACGCGCGGAAGGCCGCCGCGAGCCTCGTCGAGCGACTGGACGCGCGCGACGACTTCTCGATGGTCACGTTCTCGAACTCGGCCGAGGTGCTCGTGCCCGACGGCCCGGTCGGCCCCCGAAAGGCGAAGATCCTCGGCGCGATCGGCGAAGTGCGCGCCAACGGCGGCACCAACATCTCCTCCGGCCTCGACCTCGGCTACGCACAGGCGCACAGCGCGGGGATCTCGCCGGAGGCGGTGCGCATCGTCATGCTCCTGTCCGACGGGCACGCCAACGGCGGTGACACCAACCCGGCTCGGCTCGCCGAACGCAGCGCCCGCGCCTTCCAGGACGGCATCCAGACCAGCTCCTTCGGCCTCGGCGCCGACTTCGACGCGCCGCTCATGAGCTCGATCGCCGATCGCGGCGCCGGCGGCTACTACTACCTGGCCGACTCTGCGCAGATCGCCGGGGCGCTCGCGAAGGAGATGGACTCGCGCCTCGTGCCCTCCGCGCTCGGCGTCGAGGTGCGCGTGCGCCTCCGCCCCGACGTCACCCCGACGCGAGTGTTCGGCTCGCGTGAGCTCCAGGAGCGGGAGGCGCAGCAAGTGCGCGCGCAGGAGGTCGCCGTCGACAAGATCGCGGCGGCCAAGGGCGGCATCGCGCGCGACCGCCAGGAAGACGCCGTCGGCGGCATGCGCTTCTTCATGCCCGCGTTCTCACGCGACGATCACCACGCCATCCTGCTCGGCGTCACCGTGCCGCCGGGCACGGGCGAGCGCGCTCTCGCGAGCGTGGAGGTGCGCTACAAGGACCGCCTCCGGAAGAAGAACGTCACCGACGAGCTCCCAGTCAAGATCGCCTTCGCGGGGAGCGACGCCGAGAGCGCGGCGACGGCGAACGCGAGCGTGGTCGCCACCGTGCAGGCGTTCGCGGCCGGTGACGCGATCGTCGAAGCGGAGCGCATGGTCGACACCGGCCAGCGCCTCGCGGCGACGCGGCTGCTCCAGGAGCGCGCCGAGCTGCTGAAGCGCGCGGCGGTCACGTTGAGCGAGCCGCGCCTCGGGGAAGACGCCATCCGCCTCGCGCGGCTCTCGCGCGCGGTGGGCGGCGAGGGGCAGGTCAAGGACCCGCTCCCCCTCGCGATGCTCCTGCGAGGCTCGGCCTACGGTTACCTTCGGTGA
- a CDS encoding histone deacetylase: MLPKGHKFPLGKYDRIHAALSRELPGSMLLGAPASVTDLELVHSPDYIRRVREGALTEPEVRRLGFPWSESLALRATRSVGGTLAALAWAASAGAAGHIAGGTHHAFRDRGEGFCVWNDLAVAARVAQRDHGLARVVVVDLDVHQGNGTASLFEGDPSVFTLSLHGARNYPFHKEKSTYDEGLPDGCEDAEYLGALDRGLERVRAFRPSVVLYQAGVDGLVGDRLGRMRLTEAGLEARDARVFALARRLGVPLVATLGGGYGRDLDATVRAHVAVFRGLARALG; this comes from the coding sequence ATGCTCCCTAAGGGGCACAAGTTCCCGCTTGGAAAATACGATCGCATCCACGCCGCGCTCTCGCGCGAGCTGCCCGGCTCGATGCTGCTCGGCGCCCCCGCGTCGGTGACCGATCTCGAGCTCGTCCACTCGCCGGACTACATCCGCCGGGTACGCGAGGGGGCGCTGACAGAGCCGGAGGTGCGTCGCCTCGGGTTCCCCTGGTCCGAGTCGCTCGCCCTCCGCGCGACACGGAGCGTCGGCGGGACCCTCGCGGCGCTCGCCTGGGCCGCCTCGGCCGGCGCCGCGGGGCACATCGCCGGCGGCACGCACCACGCGTTCCGCGATCGCGGCGAGGGGTTTTGCGTCTGGAACGACCTCGCCGTCGCCGCGCGCGTCGCGCAGCGCGATCACGGGCTCGCCCGGGTCGTGGTCGTCGACCTCGACGTGCACCAGGGAAACGGCACCGCGAGCCTCTTCGAGGGGGATCCGAGCGTGTTCACGCTGTCCCTCCACGGTGCGCGCAATTACCCGTTCCACAAGGAAAAAAGCACGTACGACGAGGGGCTGCCCGACGGCTGCGAGGACGCCGAGTATCTCGGCGCCCTCGACCGCGGGCTCGAGCGCGTGCGCGCATTTCGACCCTCGGTGGTGCTCTACCAGGCGGGCGTGGACGGCCTGGTTGGCGACCGGCTCGGCCGCATGCGCCTCACCGAGGCGGGCCTCGAGGCGCGGGACGCTCGGGTGTTCGCGCTCGCGCGTAGGCTCGGGGTCCCGCTCGTCGCGACCCTCGGCGGCGGCTACGGGCGGGATCTCGACGCGACGGTCCGGGCGCACGTCGCCGTGTTTCGAGGGCTCGCCCGCGCCCTCGGCTGA
- the nadE gene encoding NAD(+) synthase yields the protein MRLVRVAIANVNTTVGAVTSNADRAIALTRRAAEDGVTVLVFPEQLLAGYAPEDLVQWREFVSAQWTELERFAHETRDLGVVCAVGLTVARGAHVYNCAALVHAGRVWGVVPKEKLPTYSVFYEQRTLASGVPGSSDRLPNGVPFGDLIFALDFGTLALEVCEDVWSPDGPMRRRSYAGAEIVLNLSASPFRLGVVDTRREMIATRAGDNQVAVVYTNLVGANDGLIFDGGGYVAQNGRLLVDAPRFREGLASVTLDLDRTARLRTENTTWRHDQMAFVASSVRVTTVAVDAPSTRRDTLRYPAPSNQSFFLPSFRERPSPREVFFEDLMDALALGVGDYFEKTGAFKTIGVALSGGRDSLLCLWIARRYIDTRYAAESTEERAARVKATLRAFFMPSRHSSSQTQLAAERAAAELGVPFVVVPIEAACAPELAAVESMLQPGESITPITKQNVQARLRAERMWNWSNSAQGLFLQTSNMSEKAVGYTTIGGDMEGALSVIANVPKTVVNALLDYLLEKTASEGIRLTLEKPASAELADNQEDERDLMPFPVLDACFALYAGEKMGPAEVSEALRAIFPEHTPAQITAWSAKFARLFTQSIYKWVQTPLCLHVGNLDLDRERALQLPVVQRTEWQSRP from the coding sequence ATGAGGCTCGTACGAGTAGCGATCGCGAACGTGAACACGACGGTGGGCGCGGTGACCTCCAACGCCGATCGCGCGATCGCGCTGACACGCCGCGCGGCGGAGGACGGAGTGACCGTGCTGGTCTTCCCCGAGCAGCTGCTCGCCGGCTACGCCCCCGAGGACCTCGTGCAGTGGCGCGAGTTCGTGTCCGCCCAGTGGACCGAGCTCGAGCGCTTCGCCCACGAGACGCGCGACCTCGGCGTCGTGTGCGCCGTGGGCCTCACCGTGGCGCGCGGCGCGCATGTCTACAACTGCGCCGCGCTCGTGCACGCGGGGCGCGTGTGGGGCGTGGTCCCAAAGGAGAAGCTGCCCACGTACAGCGTCTTCTACGAACAGCGGACGCTCGCGAGCGGCGTGCCGGGGTCGAGCGATCGCCTGCCCAACGGCGTGCCCTTCGGCGACCTCATCTTCGCGCTCGACTTCGGGACCCTCGCCCTCGAGGTGTGCGAGGACGTCTGGTCGCCCGATGGGCCCATGCGCCGCCGCTCGTACGCGGGCGCGGAGATCGTGCTGAACCTCTCGGCCTCGCCGTTCCGGCTGGGCGTCGTCGACACCCGGCGCGAGATGATCGCGACGCGCGCAGGTGACAATCAAGTGGCTGTAGTTTACACAAACCTCGTGGGCGCGAACGACGGGCTCATCTTCGACGGAGGTGGCTACGTCGCACAGAACGGTCGGCTCCTCGTCGACGCGCCCCGCTTCCGCGAGGGGCTCGCGAGCGTCACGCTCGACCTCGACCGCACGGCCCGGTTGCGCACCGAGAACACGACCTGGCGCCACGATCAGATGGCGTTCGTCGCGAGCTCGGTGCGGGTCACCACGGTGGCCGTCGACGCGCCCTCCACGCGCCGGGACACCCTGCGGTACCCCGCGCCGTCGAACCAGAGCTTCTTCTTGCCGTCGTTCCGCGAGCGGCCGTCGCCGCGCGAGGTGTTCTTCGAGGATCTGATGGACGCGCTGGCGCTCGGCGTCGGCGACTACTTCGAGAAGACGGGCGCCTTCAAGACGATCGGCGTGGCGCTCTCGGGCGGTCGCGACAGCCTCCTGTGCCTCTGGATCGCGCGCCGCTACATCGACACGCGGTACGCGGCCGAGTCGACCGAGGAGCGCGCCGCCCGCGTCAAGGCGACGCTGCGAGCCTTCTTCATGCCCTCGCGGCACTCGTCGTCGCAGACCCAGCTCGCGGCGGAGCGCGCCGCGGCAGAGCTCGGCGTGCCGTTCGTGGTGGTGCCCATCGAGGCGGCCTGCGCCCCGGAGCTCGCGGCGGTGGAGTCCATGCTCCAGCCGGGCGAGTCGATCACGCCGATCACCAAGCAGAACGTGCAGGCGCGCCTCCGCGCCGAGCGCATGTGGAACTGGTCGAACAGCGCCCAGGGCCTGTTCCTGCAGACGAGCAACATGAGCGAGAAGGCTGTGGGCTACACGACCATCGGCGGCGACATGGAAGGCGCGCTCAGCGTCATCGCCAACGTCCCCAAGACGGTGGTGAACGCGCTGCTCGACTACCTGCTCGAGAAGACCGCGTCGGAGGGCATTCGCCTCACCTTGGAGAAGCCCGCCTCCGCGGAGCTCGCCGACAACCAAGAAGACGAGCGCGATCTCATGCCGTTCCCAGTGCTCGACGCCTGCTTCGCGCTCTACGCGGGCGAGAAGATGGGCCCCGCCGAGGTGTCGGAGGCCCTGCGCGCGATCTTCCCCGAGCACACGCCGGCCCAGATCACGGCGTGGAGCGCCAAGTTCGCCCGGCTCTTCACGCAGAGCATCTACAAGTGGGTGCAGACCCCGCTCTGCCTCCACGTCGGCAACCTCGATCTCGATCGCGAGCGCGCGCTCCAGCTGCCGGTCGTGCAACGGACCGAGTGGCAGTCGCGCCCCTGA
- a CDS encoding 2-isopropylmalate synthase: MTDPAMEDRASELIFDWNEVNRKGRIIPPNATFFDETLRDGLQNPSVKDPGIERKLEILHLIEDLGIHMADIGLPGSSKRAYDDCLRMCQEVVSCKMNLRIAFAGRTVVSDITPMIDISQKVGIPIEAYAFIGSSPIRQYAEQWDLDLLVKRSCEAVDVAVKNGLTVAYVTEDTTRSRPEVLSTLFRAAIDHGATRLCLSDTVGHATPDGVRNLVQFTKSVVASAGAHVGIDWHGHNDRGFALENAIWALEFGADRVHATGLGIGERVGNAQMELLLLNMKLLGQIQDQDLTKLLSYCETVARAVGWQVPINYPLVGRDAFRTATGVHAAAIIKAMAKGDTWLADRIYSGVPAGMFGRKQEICVGFMSGASNVSYYLRERGIEATEGLVAEILKTAKEHDHILGEDEVLAVVARHKATASVSA; the protein is encoded by the coding sequence ATGACCGACCCCGCCATGGAGGACCGCGCGTCCGAGCTCATTTTCGACTGGAACGAGGTCAATCGGAAGGGGCGCATCATCCCGCCGAACGCCACGTTCTTCGATGAGACCCTGCGCGACGGTCTCCAGAATCCGTCGGTCAAGGACCCAGGAATCGAGCGCAAGCTCGAGATCCTGCACCTCATCGAGGACCTCGGCATCCACATGGCCGATATCGGGCTGCCAGGCAGCTCGAAGCGCGCGTACGACGACTGCCTGCGCATGTGCCAGGAGGTCGTGAGCTGCAAGATGAACCTGCGCATCGCGTTTGCCGGCCGCACCGTCGTGTCCGACATCACGCCGATGATCGACATTTCGCAGAAGGTGGGCATCCCCATCGAGGCGTACGCCTTCATCGGCTCGAGCCCGATTCGCCAGTACGCCGAGCAGTGGGACCTCGACCTCCTCGTCAAGCGGAGCTGCGAGGCGGTCGATGTCGCCGTGAAGAACGGCCTCACAGTCGCCTACGTCACCGAAGACACCACCCGCTCGCGCCCCGAGGTGCTGAGCACGCTGTTTCGCGCGGCGATCGACCACGGCGCGACGCGGCTGTGCCTGTCCGACACGGTAGGACACGCCACCCCCGACGGAGTGCGCAACCTCGTCCAGTTCACGAAGAGCGTCGTGGCCAGCGCGGGCGCCCACGTAGGCATCGACTGGCACGGCCACAACGATCGCGGCTTCGCTCTGGAAAACGCGATCTGGGCGCTCGAGTTCGGCGCCGACCGCGTGCACGCCACCGGGCTCGGCATCGGCGAACGGGTGGGCAACGCGCAGATGGAGCTGCTGTTGCTCAACATGAAGCTGCTCGGCCAGATCCAAGACCAGGACCTCACGAAGCTCCTCTCGTACTGCGAGACCGTGGCGCGCGCGGTGGGCTGGCAGGTGCCGATCAACTACCCGCTCGTGGGTCGCGACGCGTTCCGCACGGCGACCGGCGTCCACGCTGCCGCGATCATCAAGGCCATGGCCAAGGGCGACACCTGGCTCGCCGATCGCATCTACTCGGGCGTGCCGGCGGGTATGTTCGGCCGCAAGCAGGAGATCTGCGTGGGCTTCATGAGCGGCGCCTCCAACGTGAGCTACTACCTTCGCGAGCGCGGGATCGAGGCCACGGAGGGGCTGGTCGCCGAGATTTTGAAGACGGCCAAAGAGCACGACCACATCCTCGGCGAGGACGAGGTGCTCGCCGTGGTCGCGCGCCACAAGGCGACCGCCTCCGTCTCGGCGTAG
- a CDS encoding serine/threonine protein kinase, whose translation MARPFLEESSVVNATYTLRSKLGEGGMGIVFVAEAPDGQRVALKAIAHGKAAEEGERRARFEREITVCRSLSHENLMPILDHGVDESTGTPYLVMPLLEGEDLEAVLTRVGSLEPGVAVRIALQACRGLQLLHQGGIVHRDVKPSNLFLERRGGEVVVRVSDFGLAKLGGVAGTLTASGMAMGSPAYMAPEQSTSAKHADARADVWAIAMVLYHALAGRPAFVRAGSFFHYVVDSARDVPHIQDHAPWVSGLVARAVHAALLRSPDARWPDIAELELGLAQAVGVDLVESPLRVEELRGVSDATKSRQEPRAALPTTWHELLRG comes from the coding sequence GTGGCCCGTCCCTTCCTCGAAGAGTCCTCGGTCGTGAACGCGACCTACACGCTGCGCTCGAAGCTGGGCGAGGGCGGCATGGGGATCGTGTTCGTCGCGGAGGCGCCCGATGGACAGCGGGTGGCGTTGAAGGCCATCGCGCACGGCAAGGCCGCCGAAGAGGGCGAGCGGCGCGCGCGGTTCGAGCGCGAGATCACGGTGTGCCGCTCGCTGTCCCACGAGAACCTGATGCCGATCCTCGACCACGGCGTCGACGAGTCCACGGGCACCCCGTACCTCGTGATGCCGCTCCTCGAGGGCGAGGATCTCGAGGCGGTGCTCACGCGGGTCGGCTCGCTCGAGCCAGGCGTCGCGGTGCGCATCGCCCTGCAGGCGTGTCGGGGCCTCCAGCTGCTCCACCAAGGAGGCATCGTTCATCGCGACGTCAAGCCCTCGAACCTGTTCCTCGAGCGGCGCGGCGGCGAGGTCGTGGTGCGTGTCTCCGACTTCGGCTTGGCCAAGCTCGGGGGCGTAGCCGGCACGCTCACCGCGTCCGGCATGGCGATGGGCTCGCCCGCCTACATGGCGCCAGAGCAATCCACGAGCGCGAAGCACGCCGACGCGCGCGCCGACGTGTGGGCTATCGCCATGGTGCTCTATCACGCGCTCGCTGGGCGACCCGCGTTCGTGCGCGCCGGCTCCTTCTTTCACTACGTGGTCGACTCCGCGCGCGACGTTCCACACATCCAAGACCACGCCCCCTGGGTGAGCGGCCTCGTCGCTCGCGCGGTGCACGCGGCGCTCTTGCGCTCGCCCGACGCGCGTTGGCCCGACATCGCCGAGCTCGAGCTCGGGCTCGCGCAGGCGGTAGGCGTCGACCTCGTCGAGTCTCCCCTCCGAGTCGAGGAGCTCCGCGGGGTGAGCGACGCGACGAAGAGCCGCCAGGAGCCACGCGCCGCGCTGCCCACCACTTGGCACGAGCTTCTGCGAGGATAG